The genomic interval TCTATTGCATCAACCCCTTGATTAATTATATTATTTATTATTTTTATAGAAACATTAAAATTTGGATCTCCTAACATAACAAATGGAATAAAACATCCTTCTCTATTTTTTTTTAAATTTTTAAAAACTTTTGAATATCTTGTTTTCATAATGTTATTTTTTATTTTTTTTTATAAAATTGTTAACAGAAATTATATCTTTATCTCCTCTACCAGATAAATTAACTATAATAATTTGTTTAACTTTAGATTTTTTTTTTATTATTTTAATAGCATAAGCCAAAGCATGAGAAGATTCTAGAGCTGGTATTATTCCTTCTTTACAACATAAAATTTTAAATGCATTTATAGCTTCGTTATCACTAGTAGTTACATATTTTACTCTTTTCAAATTGTTTAACCATGCATGTTCGGGCCCTACAGAAGGAAAATCCAAACCAGCAGATATTGAATATGATTCTTGTATTTGACCTTCATAATTTTGTATAACTTTAGATTTCATTCCTAGGTATATTCCCGTTTTACCATATTTTAAAGATGCACTATGTTGATTGTGTTTTTTCCCACCAGCTTCTACTCCTATAAGTTTAACTGAAGTTTCTTTTAAAAATTTTGAAAAAATTCCTATAGCATTAGATCCACCTCCCACGCAAGAAATTATTATATCAGGATATTTTCCTTCTAATTTTAAAATTTGTTTTTTAGTTTCTATACTTATAATACTTTGAAATTTGTGTACTATTTTAGGATAAGGATGAGGCCCTGCTGCAGTTCCTATCATGTAA from Buchnera aphidicola (Astegopteryx bambusae) carries:
- the trpB gene encoding tryptophan synthase subunit beta; this translates as MTILNSYFGKFGGMYVPQILINPLLKLEKCFIKYIKKKNFIKSVNYLLKNYAGRPTPLTLCKNITLGTNTKLYLKREDLLHSGAHKINQVIGQALLAKKMKKTRIIAETGAGQHGVSTAMICALLNLKCVIYMGEKDIYRQNSNVIKMKLLGAEVIAVKTGTKTLKSACNEAMRAWSHDYENSHYMIGTAAGPHPYPKIVHKFQSIISIETKKQILKLEGKYPDIIISCVGGGSNAIGIFSKFLKETSVKLIGVEAGGKKHNQHSASLKYGKTGIYLGMKSKVIQNYEGQIQESYSISAGLDFPSVGPEHAWLNNLKRVKYVTTSDNEAINAFKILCCKEGIIPALESSHALAYAIKIIKKKSKVKQIIIVNLSGRGDKDIISVNNFIKKNKK